ATGAGTAGTGATTTCTGCAAAGCACAGAAAACTAATCATCCTAAAAATGCTGATAACCCTGCAGCTCCTGCATCTTCAGCAAAAACGATCGCAATAGCAATAGCAAAAATTACCGCTAGATTACTAAAAACAGCATCTCCAGGAGTTTTGATAATATTTCCAATTAATTCGACTGTTGCATTATCATATGCCTTCCCTTGGTTATAAATTGCACTACCAATCCCTAAAAACAAACCAGCAATCGGTAACATCGCAATTGGTAACATTAATCCCGAAGATAGCTTAGATACAAATTCTCTAACACCCCCCGAACTTTCTTTTTTATTTTTACGACTAAAAATTCGTGAAAATAAGTTTTTCTTTTCATTTTTAACAATCTCAGTGTGTGTTTTAGTTTTTCTTAAACTAAATTCATTTTTAATTGTTAAATTATTATGAAACATTAAGTTGTTCATAGTCTTTAAATTATATTAAGTATTATTTTTATTTAAAAGAAAAAACCACCACGATAGTGGTGATTTATTTTTTTTAATAATTTTTAATAACTACTTATTAGGAATTGGGTCAATTCCCTTAAGTGGTGAGCCTTCAATTAGTGTAAGTGCAGCCCCTCCACCTGTAGAAATAAAACTAAAATCGTTTTCTTTAAAACCAAGTTGGATAATTGCACTTGCACTATCTCCTCCTCCAATTAATGAATAGCATCCATTACTTGTTGCAGTTTTAACGACTTTAGCAACTGCACGAGTTCCAGCTTGGAAATGACTAAATTCAGTAACACCACAAGGACCGTTTCAAATAATTGTTTTTGCATCTTTTAAAACACTAGCAAATTTAGCAATACTCTTAGGACCAATATCAAGCCCTTCTAAATTATGAGGAATTCCTTGTTCAATTGTATAAAGAGTTGGCTCAAGATCAGCATATTCATATGTACATAAATTATCTTCACTGATCACTAGCTTATCGCCATGTTCTTTCATTAAACTACGTGCCATGTCATACATTTCTGGTTCACAAATTGATTTACCAATTTGTTTACCACTAGCTGCGTTAAAAGTGAATGCCATTCCACCAGTGATGATAATCTTATCACACTTGGTGATCAAGTTACTGATAACTTTTAACTTATCGCTAACTTTAGCTCCCCCTAAAATAGCAACATATGGACGAATTGGTTCATTAATTGCTTTTGAAATCATATTAATTTCTTTTTCAACTAAGAACCCAATGCAAGAAGTTTCTTTTAAAATACTAGCAATTCCAGCATTTGATGCGTGAGCTCGATGTGCTGTACCAAATGCATCATTAACAAATGCAGTAGCAAGTGAAGCATAGAATTTAGCTAATTCTGGGTCATTTTTGCTTTCACGTTTAATTACTTCATTTTGTTCATTAACATCATAGTAACGTGTATTTTCAAGTAAAAGAACAGATTGGTCTTTCATTGTTTTTATACAGTTTCTAATATCATCAAATTTAGTACTGCTACAGAATTTTACTTCATAATCTTTTAAAAGTTCACCTAAACGAGTTGCAACTGGAGCTAATGTTTTTTTGTTACTTTTAATATCTTCAATACCTTTAATTCGACTTAAATGGCTTAAAGCAATTACTTTATTATTATTTCTTAATAAATAATTAATTGTTTCAAGAGCAGCACGAATTCGTTTATCATCAACAATTTTTCCTTCTTTAATTGGAACGTTAAAATCACAACGAACTAAAACTGTTTGATTTTTTAAGTTTAAGTCTTTTAAAGTTTTTTTGTTTGTGTAATTCATGGATTACTTTAAGTTAGCAAAATAAATAGTTGTACGAACTAATTGGTTAACGTATGAACTTTCATTATCGTATCAAGTGAATACTTTATATAAACGTTTTCCATCAACTTCAATCATGTTTGTTAAAGCTGGATCAAAAATTGAGCCATGAGTTTCACTAATAATATCGCTTGAAACAATACAGTCAGGGTTGTAAGCTAATGTTTCATTAGCTCCAGCTTTCATTGCTGCATTAATTTCATCAATACTTGGTGATTTTTTAAGTTCAACAGTTAAGTCAACGATTGAGCCAGTAATTGTTGGTACACGTGTAGCAAGTCCATGCAATTTACCTTTTAATTGTGGTATTACTAAACCAATTGCCTTAGCTGCGCCTGTACTTGTAGGTACCATATTAACTGCAGCTGCACGTGCACGTCGCAAATCTCTGTGTGGTGCATCTTGAAGTCTTTGGTCAGCTGTATAGGCATGAATTGTGTTCATTAAACCTTTAACAACACCAAAGTTTTCTTCTAAAACTTTACACATTGGTGCAAGTGCGTTTGTTGTACAACTAGCACCACTAATAATTGTGTCAGTTGCTTTAAGTATTTTATGGTTAACATTGTAAACAATTGTTGGGATTCCTTCACCTTTAGCTGGAGCAGAAATAATTACTTTCTTAGCTCCTGCAGTTAAGTGCTTACTTGCTCCATCTTTATCAACGAAACGTCCAGTTGATTCAATTACGATATCAACACCTAATTTACTTCATGGTAAATTAGCAGGATCTTTTTCTGCATAAATTGGAATTTCTTTTCCATTAACAACTAAAGTATTTTCTTTAGAGCTAATGTCACACCCGCAACGTCCATGGGCACTGTCATATTTTAGTAAGTGTGCTAATGTTTTTGCATCAGTTAAATCATTAATCGCAACGATTTGAATATTATTTTTTTTAGATAATTCTTTGAATACTAAACGGCCGATTCTTCCAAAGCCATTAATTGCAATTTTTGTCATAAATATTTATAAAACACCCAAAATTATATTTATATTCAATGAAAATTTAACATTAATTTGCTGAAAATAAAAAAACATCAATTAAAATTAATTGATAGTTATTTGTTTTAATGGGGCGTTTAATGAGATTCGAACTCATGTATCACTGAGTCACAGTCAGCTGTGTTAACCAGGCTTCACCATAAACGCCATTTTAGGGTGTTTAAGTATTATACTTATTTATTTCTAATGCTTATTGTTACTTACTAAAAAATAACCAACTCATTATTTTGAGTTGGCTATTATTTTTTTATTGCTCTCCAGTTCAGTTATATTTTTGCTTTCACTTTTTGCTTAAGCCACCAAGACCGGTTTCACAATAACTTGGTTTTAAATCACGTCCAGTTTCGACTTGAACTTCAATAATATCATCAAGATCAAAAATTTCGTGAGTTCCTGCAATCAAAATAGCATGCTGACCTGCTAAAATTGCTCGCATTGCTAATTGGGCATTACGTTCAATACATGGACTATATACATGCCCTAAAATTGGATCACAAGTTAAACCTAAGTGATGTTCAAGAGCAATGATTGCTGCAGTTTCAATTTCATCAATGTTTGCACCAATTAAATAAGCATATGCACCTGCAGCCATACTACATGCACTACCTTGTTCCGCTTGACATCCTCCACTTGCTCCTGCCACAACTCCGTTGTGTTTAAAACAATTGCCAATTACTCCTGCAACTGCGAGTCCCTCAATAATTTTTTCCTCACTTAAACCTAAATTATGCTCACAATAATACATTACTGCCGGGAGAATTCCTG
Above is a window of Candidatus Malacoplasma girerdii DNA encoding:
- the pgk gene encoding phosphoglycerate kinase yields the protein MNYTNKKTLKDLNLKNQTVLVRCDFNVPIKEGKIVDDKRIRAALETINYLLRNNNKVIALSHLSRIKGIEDIKSNKKTLAPVATRLGELLKDYEVKFCSSTKFDDIRNCIKTMKDQSVLLLENTRYYDVNEQNEVIKRESKNDPELAKFYASLATAFVNDAFGTAHRAHASNAGIASILKETSCIGFLVEKEINMISKAINEPIRPYVAILGGAKVSDKLKVISNLITKCDKIIITGGMAFTFNAASGKQIGKSICEPEMYDMARSLMKEHGDKLVISEDNLCTYEYADLEPTLYTIEQGIPHNLEGLDIGPKSIAKFASVLKDAKTIIWNGPCGVTEFSHFQAGTRAVAKVVKTATSNGCYSLIGGGDSASAIIQLGFKENDFSFISTGGGAALTLIEGSPLKGIDPIPNK
- the gap gene encoding glyceraladehyde-3-phosphate dehydrogenase, whose product is MTKIAINGFGRIGRLVFKELSKKNNIQIVAINDLTDAKTLAHLLKYDSAHGRCGCDISSKENTLVVNGKEIPIYAEKDPANLPWSKLGVDIVIESTGRFVDKDGASKHLTAGAKKVIISAPAKGEGIPTIVYNVNHKILKATDTIISGASCTTNALAPMCKVLEENFGVVKGLMNTIHAYTADQRLQDAPHRDLRRARAAAVNMVPTSTGAAKAIGLVIPQLKGKLHGLATRVPTITGSIVDLTVELKKSPSIDEINAAMKAGANETLAYNPDCIVSSDIISETHGSIFDPALTNMIEVDGKRLYKVFTWYDNESSYVNQLVRTTIYFANLK